The Juglans microcarpa x Juglans regia isolate MS1-56 chromosome 2D, Jm3101_v1.0, whole genome shotgun sequence DNA window CTCCTTCTCccaaatgtatcaaaaaaaaaaaaaaaaaaaccaactaacAATCTTTATTTATCATAgaaatgttactcatcattatTTAAGTCATCAACTATCTGTCAATTATTTGATATCACATTAAGAGATAATGAAAGAATACAGTAAATTTATTGAtgttaatattaatagaaagcATGTAAATCAGTCTCAGAGGGATAtgcatttttttctataaattttttatttcatgttatcGTGACTATTAATACCATTATTTCTTATGCACATAACACTGTTGTTGATAAAAATTTTCCATATGTTTTAAGGAAAACGAGAAGACACAATAAGCAATAGATAGAACTCTTCAGAGCATGAGCGCACATCACAGCTAAAATCCATGATAATTATAAATGACAGAAATGGTGGAGTCAAGAGAAGGGTAAATCAGTGCGTAGGAGTTAGGAGGAGACTAGGACACCACTCAAATGCTTGCCTTGTTTACCACGCAATCTTTTATACTTTCCAGTACAGCATCACCCATGAGATCCCTCACcctttttatctcttttaataCCTTTCTTTGTTCCTATTCGTATCCATTACTGGCACTGCCAAACAGTGGTGcagtaacaaaactcttttatCTCGACGTTCTGCTTGCATACTTTTAGTAGccagagaaagagggagagagtgagCAAAAGAAACCGCTCTGAATCGGGCTTCTTTGGGGGCTTAAGATCTTGTTCTTACCGTTAAGGACCTTGAGTTctcaaaggttttttttttttgttccctcTACAGCACTTCCGAAAGTAAGAACCCCAATGATATGCTTGCTAACCTTGTTCTTTTCTCCTCTTGGTCTCGCTTGATTCCCCTGTTTGTTGatcattcttttgttttttcccgGAATGTGAGAAAATCCAGCTTTCTTGGAAAATTTTGACCTTTTGCCTGGGTTTCTGATCTGGGTTTCTTCTTCTGGTTTTGGTGAGTTGAAGTTTCACTTTCTTGGTAAATTTGTTGAACTTTTTAGATAATTCTTAGATGGATCAAGATCAAGAACAGAGGCATCTGTGCAAGCTCTGCAATAAGAGTTTTCTGAGTGGCAGAGTCTTGGGAGGTCACATGAGGTGCCATATGAGCAAGAATCCATCCAAAAGACTGAAAAAGGTGATTAAAAACAACATGGATCTTGAAGGCGATGACCATGCTGGTTATGGCCTAAGAGAAAACCCTAAGAAGTCTTGGAAGTCTTCACGCTCAGACAAGGGTACTTCAGGGCAAGAAATTGTATGTAAAATGTGTGGCAAAGAGTTTGAGTCACTGAGAGCTTTGTTTGGTCACATGAGGCATCACTCAGGAAGACAAAGAAGTAGAATTCACTGTAAAGAATGTGGCGAAGGGTTTGCGTCACTGAGAGCACTCACCACCCACAAGAAGAGCCACTCTGAAAGATTTGAGGCATGCGTTGAATCACGGACTAGTTCAAGCCAGCAGATGGAACTAGACAACCAATCGAACAGTGAAAACCTGGGGCTGGTGCGGAGAAAGAGATCAAACAGAATGAGGTACAAGATTTGTCCAAACTCTTCGTTTTCTAgtttaaatgtatctttttccTCGAAGGAAATTGAGCCAGAAGTAGCTGAGGTAGCTCTGTGCTTGGTGATGCTGTCTAGAGGTGTAACCAATTGGAATGTATTTTGCTCAGTTACTGAGTCTTCCGATAATGATTCTGTGGCTTTTGAGGTCAAGTCATCTGGACAAACTAAGCGAATTTCCAATGATGATAAGGGTGGGATTTTTGTTCCTTGCGAAGTTGATGATTCTTTCAAGACGAAGAAACAAAGGGTGGACGATTCCGATTCTTATGCTTCACATTCTAAGGTTGTCTTAGCTGAGAAAAGAGTGTCCgaattttgtgaaaatgacTGTGTGTTTGGAAGTGCTGAGGAAAAGAAGCTTGGATTGGAAGTTCCTGCTGAATACAAGATGCCTAAACTGGATGACGTGTCCGGAGGTGAAATAGAAAAGGATAAtcataatgagatgaaaatcaaACCCACTGAAGTAGAATGGGATGAAGCTTTCCCAGAAGGTGATGGATTGGATCCAGCTGATTCGGGATTTATGAAGCCTGGTTTAAGCAATAAAACAAGGATTGATGCTTGTGATGCTCTGTTGAGGGGAAACTCTTGCAAGATGTCTACTTCTGACGCTGAAATCCTAAATAATTCTTGGAAGAAAACTCAATATAAGTGCAAGACCTGCAACAAGAACTTCCACTCTCATCAGGCACTTGGAGGCCACCAGTCAATACACAGACCTAAAAATTTATCT harbors:
- the LOC121248287 gene encoding uncharacterized protein LOC121248287, producing the protein MDQDQEQRHLCKLCNKSFLSGRVLGGHMRCHMSKNPSKRLKKVIKNNMDLEGDDHAGYGLRENPKKSWKSSRSDKGTSGQEIVCKMCGKEFESLRALFGHMRHHSGRQRSRIHCKECGEGFASLRALTTHKKSHSERFEACVESRTSSSQQMELDNQSNSENLGLVRRKRSNRMRYKICPNSSFSSLNVSFSSKEIEPEVAEVALCLVMLSRGVTNWNVFCSVTESSDNDSVAFEVKSSGQTKRISNDDKGGIFVPCEVDDSFKTKKQRVDDSDSYASHSKVVLAEKRVSEFCENDCVFGSAEEKKLGLEVPAEYKMPKLDDVSGGEIEKDNHNEMKIKPTEVEWDEAFPEGDGLDPADSGFMKPGLSNKTRIDACDALLRGNSCKMSTSDAEILNNSWKKTQYKCKTCNKNFHSHQALGGHQSIHRPKNLSELKIQNCGKSSRGDTVTETEGSCKLINIECKENLVEQERSGGSLASYEFRETKEHKCDLCFKVFASGQALGGHKRAHSVKNSETTAEETVVIKQQISTICDLVDLNIPIILEEETNSDVGIKSWWVGNDQKHELTMGLLPS